The following are from one region of the Pseudomonas lalucatii genome:
- a CDS encoding tyrosine-type recombinase/integrase has protein sequence MLPSSLMTPLLERRQRMFEAWKQQDSFYQPPVSLPFALPRKYPNAARSFEWQWLFPATGLCMDEDGTLVRHHIHVSSQKAVKQAVRRSGLHKPAGCRTFRHSSATELLRRGSDIRTVQTLLGHADVRTTQIYTHVLGQAFAGVQSPLG, from the coding sequence TTGCTGCCGTCCTCGCTGATGACTCCTCTGCTGGAGCGCAGGCAGCGCATGTTCGAGGCCTGGAAGCAGCAGGACAGTTTCTATCAGCCCCCTGTCAGCCTGCCCTTTGCGCTGCCGCGCAAGTACCCGAATGCGGCCCGCTCGTTCGAGTGGCAGTGGCTGTTCCCCGCCACCGGCCTGTGCATGGATGAGGACGGCACGCTGGTGCGCCATCACATCCATGTCAGCTCCCAGAAGGCGGTAAAACAGGCGGTGCGGCGTTCCGGCCTGCATAAGCCGGCCGGCTGCCGCACCTTCCGCCATAGCTCTGCCACCGAGCTGCTGCGCCGCGGCAGCGATATCCGCACGGTGCAAACCTTGCTGGGCCACGCCGACGTGCGCACTACACAGATCTATACCCATGTGTTGGGCCAGGCCTTTGCAGGCGTGCAGAGCCCGTTGGGCTAG
- the sbcD gene encoding exonuclease subunit SbcD gives MRILHTSDWHLGQHFMGKTRQAEHAAFCAWLVEQVREHGVDALLIAGDVFDTGAPPSYAREQYNRFVVELSGTGCALVVLGGNHDSVAMLGESKTLLERLGTRVIPGVCTDLGEQLLVLERRDGRPGAILCGIPFIRPRDVLLSQAGQSAADKQGALQQAIQAHYRDLHALAETRREELGGALPIIATGHLTTVGASASESVREIYVGSLEAFPTSAFPPAAYIALGHIHRPQKVGGLEHIRYCGSPIPLSFDEARQQKEVLLVELDGDGLGAVRALPVPRFQALLSVAGSLKELEQGIAEAAAQGSVERPVWLEVRVSGDDYLSDLQQRVAALCEGLPVEVLRIRRERGSAGPGLRVQARETLDELSVEEVFARRLQHEQLDEADAQRLQGLYREVLETVQSERD, from the coding sequence ATGCGCATCCTCCACACCTCCGACTGGCACCTCGGCCAGCATTTCATGGGCAAGACCCGCCAGGCCGAGCATGCGGCCTTCTGTGCCTGGCTGGTCGAGCAGGTGCGCGAGCACGGCGTCGACGCGCTGCTGATCGCCGGCGACGTGTTCGACACCGGTGCGCCGCCCAGCTATGCCCGCGAGCAGTACAACCGCTTCGTCGTCGAGTTGAGCGGGACCGGCTGCGCGCTGGTGGTGCTCGGCGGCAACCACGACTCGGTGGCCATGCTCGGCGAGAGCAAGACCCTGCTGGAGCGCCTGGGTACCCGGGTGATCCCCGGCGTATGCACGGACCTCGGCGAGCAGCTGCTGGTGCTCGAGCGCCGCGATGGCCGGCCCGGCGCCATTCTCTGCGGCATCCCCTTCATTCGTCCGCGGGACGTGCTGCTGAGCCAGGCCGGGCAGAGCGCGGCGGACAAGCAGGGCGCCCTGCAGCAGGCGATCCAGGCGCACTACCGCGACCTCCACGCCCTGGCCGAGACCAGGCGCGAGGAGCTGGGCGGCGCGCTGCCGATCATCGCCACCGGCCATCTGACCACGGTCGGCGCCAGCGCCAGCGAGTCGGTTCGCGAGATCTACGTCGGCAGCCTGGAGGCCTTCCCCACCAGCGCCTTCCCGCCGGCCGCCTATATCGCCCTGGGCCACATCCACCGGCCGCAGAAGGTCGGCGGCCTGGAGCATATCCGCTACTGCGGCTCGCCGATTCCCTTGAGCTTCGACGAGGCCCGCCAGCAGAAGGAAGTGCTGCTGGTCGAGCTGGACGGCGACGGCCTGGGTGCGGTACGGGCGCTGCCGGTGCCGCGCTTCCAGGCGCTGCTGTCGGTGGCCGGCTCGCTCAAGGAACTGGAGCAGGGGATCGCCGAGGCGGCCGCCCAGGGCAGCGTCGAGCGGCCGGTGTGGCTGGAGGTGCGGGTCAGCGGTGACGACTACCTGAGCGACCTGCAGCAGCGGGTCGCCGCCCTGTGCGAGGGCCTGCCGGTGGAGGTGCTGCGCATCCGCCGCGAGCGCGGTTCGGCCGGCCCGGGCCTGCGCGTCCAGGCCCGCGAGACCCTGGACGAGCTCAGCGTCGAGGAGGTGTTCGCCCGGCGCCTGCAGCACGAGCAACTGGACGAAGCTGACGCGCAGCGGCTGCAGGGACTTTATCGCGAGGTATTGGAAACGGTGCAGAGCGAGCGTGATTGA
- a CDS encoding Lrp/AsnC family transcriptional regulator, with protein sequence MDKFDQQILALLRADARLAVSQIARDVNLSRSAVSERIRHLEQAGVIKGYHARVAEPAGAAVKAYLELFYQGGRCEHYVARMRSFSEVRRCSGISGETDMLVYIEAPSMERLSEIRGQIENFPGMHKVKTHMVVTDWPM encoded by the coding sequence GTGGACAAGTTCGATCAACAGATCCTCGCCCTGCTGCGCGCCGACGCCCGTCTGGCCGTGAGCCAGATCGCCCGCGACGTCAACCTGTCGCGCTCGGCGGTGAGCGAGCGCATTCGTCATCTGGAACAGGCCGGGGTGATCAAGGGCTACCACGCCCGGGTCGCCGAGCCGGCGGGCGCGGCGGTCAAGGCCTATCTGGAGCTGTTCTACCAGGGCGGGCGCTGCGAGCACTACGTGGCGCGCATGCGCAGCTTCAGCGAGGTGCGCCGCTGCAGCGGCATCAGCGGCGAGACCGACATGCTGGTGTATATCGAGGCGCCGTCCATGGAGCGGCTCAGCGAGATCCGCGGGCAGATCGAAAACTTCCCCGGCATGCACAAGGTCAAGACCCACATGGTGGTCACGGATTGGCCGATGTGA
- the yjeH gene encoding L-methionine/branched-chain amino acid transporter has product MSRLNQELGLLQGIGLLSTSLLGTGIFVVPALAATAAGEASLWAWLLLIGLVLPVAFTFAQLGRRFPHAGGAPHLIGRAFGPRLERLSAWLFLAVLPVGLPAALNIASGFWQALFDLNPAQALTIQLATLGAILLLGQRPARASGLVQGAIALAIMATVGLIWWVGELPLAGQPLLPPIAGSWHLLPAALGVMFWCFVGIEAFTHLGEEFKRPERDFPLALLLGVLLAGLVYWACSVAVLSFRAYGDLAADAASLPRLLDLLLGSEARWLSALVGYLACFASMNVYIQGFARLIWSLADESKLPAGLARRNRHGMPGRALLLVVLSCALCAILAWSLALSLDQLIRYANGNFVLIYLLSMAAGWLLLEGPWRWLAAFSTLLCTLVLAMLGLDAWYALGLLAFLAAVDSARNLRPRKGLGETPPQP; this is encoded by the coding sequence ATGAGCCGCCTCAACCAAGAACTGGGTCTGCTGCAAGGCATCGGCCTGCTGAGTACATCGCTGCTCGGCACCGGCATCTTCGTCGTGCCGGCCCTGGCCGCCACCGCCGCCGGCGAGGCGTCGCTGTGGGCCTGGCTGCTGCTCATCGGCCTGGTGCTGCCGGTGGCCTTCACCTTCGCCCAGCTGGGCCGGCGCTTTCCCCATGCCGGCGGGGCGCCGCACCTGATCGGCCGCGCCTTCGGCCCGCGCCTGGAGCGCCTCAGCGCCTGGCTGTTCCTCGCCGTGCTGCCGGTCGGCCTGCCGGCGGCGCTGAATATCGCCAGCGGTTTCTGGCAGGCGCTGTTCGACCTCAACCCGGCCCAGGCGCTGACCATCCAGCTTGCCACCCTTGGCGCCATCCTGCTGCTCGGCCAGCGCCCGGCCAGGGCCTCGGGCCTGGTTCAGGGCGCCATCGCCCTGGCGATCATGGCCACGGTCGGGCTGATCTGGTGGGTCGGCGAGCTGCCGCTGGCCGGCCAGCCACTGCTGCCGCCCATCGCCGGCAGCTGGCACCTGCTCCCCGCCGCGCTGGGGGTGATGTTCTGGTGCTTCGTCGGCATCGAGGCCTTCACCCACCTGGGCGAGGAGTTCAAGCGCCCCGAGCGCGACTTCCCCCTGGCCCTGCTGCTCGGCGTGCTGCTGGCCGGCCTGGTGTACTGGGCCTGCTCGGTCGCCGTACTGAGTTTCCGGGCCTACGGCGACCTGGCCGCCGACGCTGCCTCGCTGCCGCGCCTGCTCGACCTGCTGCTGGGCAGCGAAGCCCGCTGGCTCAGCGCGCTGGTCGGCTACCTGGCCTGTTTCGCCTCGATGAATGTGTATATCCAGGGCTTCGCCCGGCTGATCTGGAGCCTGGCCGACGAGAGCAAGCTGCCGGCCGGCCTGGCCCGCCGCAACCGCCACGGCATGCCCGGCCGCGCCCTGCTGCTGGTGGTGCTGAGCTGCGCCCTGTGCGCGATCCTGGCCTGGAGCCTGGCGTTGTCGCTGGACCAGTTGATCCGCTACGCCAACGGCAACTTCGTGCTGATCTACCTGCTGAGCATGGCCGCCGGCTGGCTGCTGCTCGAGGGGCCGTGGCGCTGGCTGGCCGCCTTCAGCACCCTGCTCTGCACCCTGGTGCTGGCGATGCTCGGCCTCGACGCCTGGTATGCCCTGGGCCTGCTGGCGTTTCTCGCGGCAGTGGACAGCGCGCGCAACCTGCGCCCGCGCAAAGGCCTGGGTGAGACGCCGCCGCAGCCCTAG
- a CDS encoding TAXI family TRAP transporter solute-binding subunit translates to MRRVLKDLKIMLLANLWLVPVIAALVGAVFYFVAPPPPMHASMATGAAGGNYRLFAEKLKAELAKQGFELSLVPSAGSRDNLERLLAARPEVQIALVQSGLEHQLDAVERGRLQSLGAVYQEPLWLFYREGIALDRIADLRPLRLALGRPGSGTRAASEAILAANAIVAPDYPAGWQSLGGNQAASALIAGELDAAFFVGPAENPRVQRLAAEPHLRLANFRRAAAYEARLPFFKRVTIDEGLLNLARNSPPQTTITLSPMATLVVNQDFHPGLVPLLLEASREVMKNGSLLDPAGTFPSAAPRTFELSADAAHYYSNGLPLLQRFLPFRIASLADRYIILLIPLIVVLVPLLKAVGPLYRWRIRARIYRWYKYLREIDRQLDAGTLPERLGSEIERLEQLQDELAKVEVPLSYSNELYELHMHLRYVIERLQTLQRRRATQAGTLG, encoded by the coding sequence ATGCGCCGCGTACTCAAAGACCTGAAGATCATGCTGCTGGCCAACCTGTGGCTGGTCCCGGTGATCGCCGCGCTGGTCGGCGCCGTGTTCTATTTCGTCGCGCCGCCGCCGCCGATGCACGCCAGCATGGCCACGGGCGCAGCGGGGGGCAACTACCGGCTGTTCGCCGAAAAGCTGAAGGCCGAGCTGGCCAAGCAGGGCTTCGAGCTGAGCCTGGTGCCCAGCGCCGGCTCCAGGGACAACCTCGAGCGCCTGCTGGCCGCGCGTCCCGAGGTGCAGATCGCCCTGGTGCAGAGCGGCCTGGAGCACCAGCTCGACGCCGTCGAGCGCGGCCGCCTGCAGAGCCTGGGCGCGGTCTACCAGGAGCCCCTGTGGCTGTTCTACCGCGAGGGCATCGCCCTCGACCGCATCGCCGACCTGCGGCCGCTGCGCCTGGCCCTGGGCCGGCCCGGCAGCGGCACCCGCGCGGCCAGCGAGGCGATCCTCGCGGCCAACGCCATCGTCGCGCCAGACTACCCCGCCGGCTGGCAGAGCCTGGGCGGCAACCAGGCCGCCAGCGCGCTGATCGCCGGCGAACTGGACGCCGCGTTCTTCGTCGGCCCGGCCGAGAACCCGCGGGTGCAGCGCCTGGCCGCCGAGCCGCACCTGCGCCTGGCCAACTTCCGCCGCGCCGCCGCCTACGAGGCGCGCCTGCCCTTCTTCAAGCGCGTGACCATCGACGAGGGCCTGCTCAACCTGGCGCGCAACAGCCCGCCGCAGACCACCATCACCCTCTCCCCGATGGCCACCCTGGTGGTCAACCAGGACTTCCACCCCGGCCTGGTACCCTTGCTGCTCGAGGCCAGCCGCGAGGTGATGAAGAACGGCAGCCTGCTCGACCCGGCCGGCACCTTCCCCAGCGCCGCTCCGCGCACCTTCGAACTGTCCGCAGACGCCGCCCACTACTACAGCAACGGCCTGCCGCTGCTGCAGCGCTTCCTGCCCTTTCGCATCGCCTCCCTGGCCGATCGCTACATCATCCTGCTGATCCCGCTGATCGTGGTGCTGGTGCCGCTGCTCAAGGCGGTCGGCCCGCTCTATCGCTGGCGCATCCGCGCGCGCATCTACCGCTGGTACAAGTACCTGCGCGAGATCGACCGGCAGCTGGACGCCGGCACCCTGCCCGAACGCCTGGGCAGCGAGATCGAGCGCCTGGAACAGCTGCAGGACGAGCTGGCCAAGGTCGAGGTGCCGCTGTCCTACTCCAACGAGCTGTACGAGCTGCACATGCACCTGCGCTACGTGATCGAGCGCCTGCAGACCTTGCAGCGGCGACGGGCGACCCAGGCCGGGACACTCGGGTAA
- the yejK gene encoding nucleoid-associated protein YejK, translated as MPIRHCIVHLIDKKPDGSPAVLHARDTELGASQAIENLLADLNESYNAKQGKAWGLFHEESGAFPFSGWLKAYLDDSQDFTAFSRQAVEHLQKLMEESNLSVGGHVLFAHYQQGMTDYLAIALLHHSEGVAVTEALDVTPAKHLDLGQLHLAARINLSEWRNNAHSKQYISFIKGKNGKKVSEYFRDFIGCQEGVDGPGETRTLLKAFSDFVESEDLPEESAREKTKTLVDYASSQAKQGEPMTLQELSGLIDEQRPQAFYEHIRNKDYGLSPEIPPDKRTLNQFRRFTGRAEGLSISFESHLLGSKIEYDEAQDTLIIRNLPTQLTDQLKRRKD; from the coding sequence ATGCCGATCCGTCACTGCATCGTCCACCTGATCGACAAGAAGCCCGATGGCTCCCCCGCCGTGCTGCATGCCCGCGACACCGAGCTGGGCGCCTCCCAGGCCATCGAGAACCTGCTCGCCGACCTCAACGAGAGCTACAACGCCAAGCAGGGCAAGGCCTGGGGCCTGTTCCACGAGGAATCCGGCGCCTTTCCGTTCAGCGGCTGGCTGAAGGCCTACCTAGACGACAGCCAGGACTTCACCGCCTTCAGCCGCCAGGCCGTCGAGCACCTGCAGAAGCTGATGGAGGAGTCCAACCTGTCGGTCGGCGGCCACGTGCTGTTCGCCCACTACCAGCAGGGCATGACCGACTACCTGGCCATCGCCCTGCTGCACCACAGCGAGGGCGTGGCGGTGACCGAGGCGCTGGACGTGACCCCGGCCAAGCACCTGGACCTCGGCCAGCTGCACCTGGCGGCGCGCATCAACCTCTCCGAGTGGCGCAACAATGCCCACTCCAAGCAGTACATCTCCTTCATCAAGGGCAAGAACGGCAAGAAGGTCTCGGAGTACTTCCGCGATTTCATCGGCTGCCAGGAAGGCGTCGACGGCCCGGGGGAGACCCGCACCCTGCTCAAGGCCTTCAGCGACTTCGTGGAGAGCGAGGACCTGCCGGAGGAGTCGGCCCGGGAAAAGACCAAGACCCTGGTCGACTACGCCAGCAGCCAGGCCAAGCAGGGCGAGCCGATGACCCTGCAGGAGCTGTCCGGGCTGATCGACGAGCAGCGCCCGCAGGCCTTCTACGAGCATATCCGCAACAAGGACTACGGCCTGTCGCCGGAGATCCCGCCGGACAAGCGCACCCTGAACCAGTTCCGCCGCTTCACCGGGCGTGCCGAAGGCCTGTCGATCAGCTTCGAGTCGCACCTGCTCGGCTCGAAGATCGAGTACGACGAGGCCCAGGACACCCTGATCATCCGCAACCTGCCGACCCAGCTGACCGATCAGCTCAAGCGCCGCAAGGACTGA
- a CDS encoding DUF4344 domain-containing metallopeptidase: protein MGAWPEARALCLCALVLLADGSPAQSTPPAAALHSNEARFVTANAEFTLLHEMGHLLIAELQLPVLGREEDAADQLGFISLFLSYDRHRDAGFYAKLLDVADYWRLEWQRPKPDNEEVHPWDSHGLDAQRFYNLACLIYGSDPDELEWVPHLTGLPVERALYCDQEYAQVRRALAWVEAQHGRPPGTPPEHRLRVLYDPPSTRLKDGPRLLEWVRGSGLVEAIAERVSQAYRLPRPLTLRLSNCGAADAWYSRNGAEVVLCYESLAHFRNLARQLPRLRQAEPD, encoded by the coding sequence ATGGGCGCCTGGCCTGAGGCGCGGGCCCTGTGCCTGTGCGCACTGGTGCTGCTGGCCGACGGCAGTCCGGCGCAGAGCACGCCCCCCGCCGCGGCCCTGCACTCGAACGAGGCCCGCTTCGTCACCGCCAACGCCGAGTTCACCCTGCTGCACGAGATGGGCCATCTGCTGATCGCCGAGCTCCAGCTGCCGGTACTCGGCCGCGAGGAGGACGCCGCCGACCAGCTGGGCTTCATCAGCCTGTTCCTCTCCTACGACCGCCACCGCGACGCCGGCTTCTACGCCAAGCTGCTGGATGTCGCCGACTACTGGCGCCTGGAGTGGCAGCGGCCGAAGCCGGACAACGAGGAGGTGCATCCCTGGGACAGCCACGGCCTGGACGCCCAGCGCTTCTACAACCTGGCCTGTCTGATCTACGGCAGCGACCCGGATGAGCTGGAATGGGTGCCGCACCTCACCGGCCTGCCGGTGGAGCGGGCACTGTACTGCGATCAGGAGTACGCCCAGGTGCGCCGGGCGCTGGCCTGGGTCGAGGCGCAGCACGGACGGCCGCCCGGCACGCCGCCCGAGCATCGCCTGCGGGTGCTCTACGACCCGCCCAGCACGCGCCTCAAGGACGGCCCCCGGCTGCTCGAGTGGGTGCGCGGGTCCGGGCTGGTGGAGGCCATCGCCGAGCGCGTCAGCCAGGCCTACCGACTGCCCCGGCCACTGACCCTGCGCCTGAGCAACTGCGGGGCGGCAGACGCCTGGTACAGCCGCAACGGCGCCGAGGTCGTGCTCTGCTACGAGAGCCTGGCGCATTTCCGCAACCTGGCCAGGCAGCTGCCGCGCCTGCGCCAGGCCGAGCCGGACTGA
- a CDS encoding glutathione S-transferase family protein has product MHELILHHYPTSPFAEKARLMLGFKQLSWRSVMIPPLMPKPDLTALTGGYRKTPVLQVGADIYCDTALIARRLEAEKATPALFPEGQEFNVATLAQWADSVLFQHAVSLVFQPESIAVRFASLPPEFLKTFVADRTALFSGGQATRLPLEQAKHQWPALMARLQQQLAREQGDFLFGEPSLADFAVAHPLWFLRGTPVTAPLVDDYPEIAAWLARVLGFGHGSLSELSGEAAIAVAREAAPAALPEEDFVDPNGFQAGQRVAIAAVDYGVDPVEGELLFCGGEELILRREDPRAGCVHVHFPRLGFRIEAR; this is encoded by the coding sequence ATGCACGAGTTGATCCTGCACCATTACCCGACCTCGCCGTTCGCCGAGAAGGCCCGCCTGATGCTGGGCTTCAAGCAGCTGTCCTGGCGTTCGGTGATGATTCCACCGCTGATGCCCAAGCCGGACCTGACCGCGCTGACCGGCGGCTACCGCAAGACCCCGGTGCTGCAGGTCGGTGCCGATATCTACTGCGATACGGCGCTGATCGCCCGGCGCCTGGAGGCGGAGAAGGCGACCCCGGCGCTGTTCCCCGAGGGCCAGGAGTTCAATGTCGCGACCCTCGCCCAGTGGGCCGACTCGGTGCTGTTCCAGCATGCGGTGAGCCTGGTGTTCCAGCCCGAGTCCATCGCCGTGCGCTTCGCCAGCCTGCCGCCGGAGTTTCTCAAGACCTTCGTCGCCGACCGTACCGCCCTGTTCAGCGGCGGCCAGGCCACCCGCCTGCCGCTGGAGCAGGCCAAGCACCAGTGGCCGGCCCTGATGGCGCGCCTGCAGCAGCAGCTGGCCCGGGAACAGGGCGACTTCCTGTTCGGCGAGCCCTCGCTGGCCGACTTCGCCGTGGCCCATCCGCTGTGGTTCCTGCGCGGCACGCCGGTGACCGCCCCGCTGGTCGACGACTATCCGGAGATCGCCGCCTGGCTGGCGCGAGTGCTGGGCTTCGGCCACGGCTCGCTCAGCGAATTGAGTGGCGAGGCGGCCATCGCGGTGGCGCGCGAGGCGGCGCCTGCGGCATTGCCGGAGGAGGACTTCGTCGATCCCAATGGCTTCCAGGCTGGACAGCGGGTGGCGATCGCCGCGGTCGACTACGGCGTCGACCCGGTCGAGGGCGAGCTGCTGTTCTGCGGCGGCGAGGAGCTGATCCTGCGCCGCGAGGATCCGCGCGCCGGCTGTGTGCATGTGCACTTCCCCCGTCTGGGCTTCCGTATCGAGGCGCGCTAG
- a CDS encoding GIY-YIG nuclease family protein: MSEVAEKAWFVYLVRAGNGALYCGISDDPQRRFAQHRSGKGARFFHSSPAVALVYTEACAGKGAALRRERAIKGLGKAAKEALVAAGGLIGAADGALSG; the protein is encoded by the coding sequence ATGAGTGAGGTGGCCGAAAAGGCCTGGTTCGTCTACCTGGTGCGCGCCGGCAACGGCGCCCTGTACTGCGGCATCAGCGACGACCCGCAGCGGCGCTTCGCCCAGCACCGCAGCGGCAAGGGCGCGCGCTTCTTTCATTCCAGCCCGGCGGTGGCCCTGGTCTACACCGAGGCTTGTGCCGGCAAAGGCGCGGCCCTGCGCCGCGAGCGGGCGATCAAGGGGCTGGGCAAGGCGGCCAAGGAGGCCCTGGTCGCCGCCGGCGGCCTTATCGGCGCAGCTGATGGCGCGCTATCAGGCTAG
- the pcsA gene encoding phosphatidylcholine synthase has product MNELLLSLDKAKAWTVHAVTASGVILALLALLAVLDGRPQTCLLWLGLALLVDGLDGTLARKFDVKGVLPHFDGVTLDLVIDYLTYVFIPAIFVYRFVPLPDYTLLPAVGLILLSSLFCFCNVNMKSKDNYFVGFPAAWNVVVVYLYLLDFAPWLSFATILLLAGLTLTRMKFLHPFRVRQFMPLNIAVTLVWMLACLMLILRYPGQPTWLLAIWLAASVYFVAICLWRSAREWFSADE; this is encoded by the coding sequence GTGAACGAACTGTTGCTATCGCTAGACAAGGCCAAGGCCTGGACCGTTCACGCGGTGACCGCCAGCGGGGTGATACTCGCGCTGCTGGCGCTGCTGGCGGTGCTCGACGGGCGGCCGCAGACCTGCCTGCTGTGGCTCGGCCTGGCGCTGCTGGTGGACGGCCTGGATGGCACCCTGGCGCGCAAGTTCGACGTCAAGGGCGTGCTGCCGCATTTCGACGGGGTGACCCTGGACCTGGTGATCGATTACCTCACCTACGTGTTCATTCCGGCCATCTTCGTCTATCGCTTCGTGCCCCTGCCCGACTACACCCTGCTGCCGGCGGTCGGGCTGATCCTGCTGTCGTCGCTGTTCTGCTTCTGCAACGTCAACATGAAGAGCAAGGACAACTACTTCGTCGGCTTCCCGGCCGCCTGGAACGTGGTGGTGGTCTATCTCTACCTGCTGGATTTCGCCCCCTGGCTGAGCTTCGCCACCATCCTCCTGCTGGCGGGGCTGACCCTGACGCGGATGAAGTTCCTCCACCCGTTCCGCGTCCGCCAGTTCATGCCGCTCAACATCGCCGTGACCCTGGTGTGGATGCTCGCCTGCCTCATGCTGATTCTGCGCTACCCCGGCCAGCCGACCTGGCTCCTGGCGATCTGGCTGGCGGCGTCGGTCTATTTCGTCGCCATCTGCCTGTGGCGCTCGGCCCGGGAATGGTTTTCCGCCGATGAGTGA
- a CDS encoding nuclear transport factor 2 family protein, translated as MNHANAELISHFYRAFQQLDAEAMAACYAEQVRFSDPVFVDLRGAATADMWRMLAARAQEFSLTFDQVQADESEGRARWVARYLFSQTGRHVVNRIEARFLFRDGRIIEHHDSFDLWRWSRQALGVKGLLLGWAPPVQQAIRRQALQGLAQFRAGREGRPA; from the coding sequence ATGAACCATGCCAATGCCGAACTGATCTCGCACTTCTATCGGGCCTTCCAGCAGCTGGATGCCGAGGCCATGGCGGCCTGCTACGCCGAGCAGGTGCGCTTCAGCGACCCGGTGTTCGTCGACCTGCGCGGCGCCGCGACGGCCGACATGTGGCGCATGCTCGCGGCGCGGGCGCAGGAGTTCTCCCTGACCTTCGACCAGGTGCAGGCGGACGAGAGTGAGGGCCGTGCGCGCTGGGTCGCCCGCTACCTGTTCAGCCAGACCGGCAGGCATGTGGTCAACCGGATCGAGGCGCGCTTCCTGTTCCGCGACGGGCGGATCATCGAGCACCACGACAGCTTCGACCTGTGGCGCTGGTCCCGTCAGGCCCTGGGGGTCAAGGGCCTGCTGCTGGGCTGGGCGCCGCCGGTGCAGCAGGCCATCCGCCGCCAGGCGCTGCAGGGGCTGGCGCAGTTCAGGGCGGGCCGCGAGGGCCGGCCTGCCTAG
- a CDS encoding amino acid ABC transporter ATP-binding protein gives MSEAIKQSISAAPGIIQMDGVHKWYGQFHVLKDINLNVQQGERIVLCGPSGSGKSTAIRCLNRLEEHQQGRIVIDGTELTHDLKHIEAVRREVGMVFQHFNLFPHLTVLQNCTLAPMWVRKMPKREAEEVAMHYLERVRIPEQALKYPGQLSGGQQQRVAIARALCMKPKIMLFDEPTSALDPEMVKEVLDTMVGLAEDGMTMLCVTHEMGFARTVANRVLFLDKGEIVEEADPDTFFTNPKNERTQLFLSQILH, from the coding sequence ATGAGTGAAGCTATCAAGCAGTCGATCAGCGCCGCGCCGGGGATCATCCAGATGGACGGCGTGCACAAGTGGTACGGCCAGTTCCATGTGCTCAAGGACATCAACCTGAACGTGCAGCAGGGCGAGCGCATCGTCCTCTGCGGTCCCTCGGGCTCGGGCAAGTCCACCGCCATCCGCTGCCTCAACCGCCTGGAGGAGCACCAGCAGGGGCGCATCGTCATCGATGGCACCGAACTGACCCACGACCTCAAGCACATCGAGGCGGTGCGCCGCGAGGTCGGCATGGTGTTCCAGCACTTCAACCTGTTTCCCCACCTCACCGTGCTGCAGAACTGCACCCTGGCGCCGATGTGGGTACGCAAGATGCCCAAGCGCGAGGCCGAGGAAGTGGCGATGCACTACCTGGAGCGGGTGCGCATTCCCGAGCAGGCGCTCAAGTACCCGGGGCAGCTGTCCGGCGGCCAGCAGCAGCGCGTGGCGATCGCCCGCGCCCTGTGCATGAAGCCGAAGATCATGCTGTTCGACGAGCCGACCTCGGCCCTCGACCCGGAGATGGTCAAGGAGGTGCTCGACACCATGGTGGGGCTGGCCGAGGACGGCATGACCATGCTCTGCGTGACCCACGAGATGGGCTTCGCCCGTACCGTGGCCAACCGCGTACTGTTCCTCGACAAGGGCGAGATCGTCGAGGAGGCGGACCCGGACACCTTCTTCACCAATCCGAAGAACGAGCGGACCCAGCTGTTCCTCAGTCAGATCCTGCACTGA